The proteins below come from a single Nostoc sp. KVJ3 genomic window:
- the dprA gene encoding DNA-processing protein DprA, whose amino-acid sequence MVEEGAYWLAWAQISGVGPVLLRRLQQHFGTLATAWNATKIQLREVEGFGFQTLEKVVQQRSRLHPEQLFIKHQQENSHFWTPADADYPRLLLETPSPPPILYYRGEVELQENLGQKPMVGIVGTRQPSEYGIRWTRQISTALAKNGFTVVSGMAEGIDTESHIAAMKAGGRTIAVLGTGVDVIYPHKNRDLYKQILTDGLVVSEYPTKTPPDRTHFPRRNRIIAGLSRAILVMEAPIKSGALITATYANEFGRDVYALPGRIDDHPSQGCLKLLNQGASLILKELDELLTMLGAIPQIDGVEASTAPEELSLPTLSPELQTVMNAFAPGVPEAIANDALPFDFIVQQTGMAAGSVSGALLQLELMGLVSQLPGMRYQKS is encoded by the coding sequence ATGGTAGAAGAAGGGGCATATTGGCTAGCTTGGGCGCAAATTTCTGGGGTTGGCCCGGTTTTACTGCGACGGCTACAACAGCATTTTGGAACCTTGGCAACAGCTTGGAATGCTACCAAGATACAGTTGCGAGAAGTGGAGGGTTTTGGTTTTCAGACATTAGAAAAAGTAGTGCAACAGCGATCGCGCCTACACCCAGAACAGCTATTTATTAAGCACCAGCAAGAAAACTCCCATTTTTGGACACCAGCAGATGCAGATTATCCCCGCTTACTCCTAGAAACCCCCAGTCCACCGCCAATTTTATACTATCGCGGTGAAGTCGAACTCCAAGAAAATCTCGGACAAAAACCGATGGTTGGGATTGTCGGCACACGCCAACCCTCAGAATACGGCATCCGTTGGACTCGCCAAATTAGTACAGCTTTGGCTAAAAACGGCTTTACAGTTGTTTCTGGTATGGCAGAGGGAATTGACACAGAAAGCCACATCGCTGCTATGAAAGCAGGTGGACGCACGATCGCAGTTTTGGGGACTGGTGTAGATGTCATCTATCCCCATAAAAATCGGGATTTGTACAAGCAAATTTTGACAGATGGATTAGTCGTGAGTGAGTACCCCACCAAAACCCCACCCGATCGCACGCACTTTCCCCGCCGTAACCGAATTATTGCAGGTTTAAGCCGCGCTATCTTGGTAATGGAAGCACCAATAAAATCTGGTGCTTTAATTACAGCCACCTACGCAAATGAATTTGGCAGAGATGTCTATGCATTGCCTGGTAGAATAGACGATCATCCATCCCAAGGGTGCTTAAAGTTACTGAATCAAGGAGCTTCTTTAATTCTTAAGGAACTAGATGAACTGTTAACAATGCTGGGAGCAATACCACAAATTGATGGAGTCGAAGCTTCCACAGCGCCAGAAGAGTTAAGTTTGCCAACTTTATCACCAGAATTGCAAACAGTAATGAATGCGTTCGCCCCAGGCGTGCCGGAGGCGATCGCTAATGATGCTTTACCCTTCGATTTTATTGTCCAACAAACCGGGATGGCTGCTGGTTCAGTTTCTGGTGCTTTGTTACAGTTGGAACTGATGGGTTTAGTTTCGCAACTGCCAGGAATGCGGTATCAAAAAAGTTAA
- a CDS encoding alpha/beta hydrolase — translation MKYFYRLLISLSGCLIFLLLHSFLGSLPSLAAEKVTFRYGLFEQSIPVADIRNYAEKQKVSGDLQSFLSYFSTKEKQKFQDALQVKMSLDIVALDKLINTGMGKQILSFASGAIARRDQATIQALRSAIILGAKSSEGLGLISFLEAYPSNQLVVDVSKISQLVSMANSSFSSADVPPKDNVSSSPLGKIALQYQILAAQDKQFLGCLFGDSVSAELGNTLGSGTFNFGLDGLSTISLLEQLKSLIPAKVKCEKAIIAIGGNDAWYEISDELFSKNLQEAIALVRTMGNKEIFLIPAFYSTVAASLDPTVAAPLSKVERINVLINQVAETEKVPVAATELATLYENNILKDNLTSDGDHLNAEGLKIYREALLQILKK, via the coding sequence ATGAAATATTTCTATCGTCTTCTAATAAGCCTATCTGGGTGCTTAATATTTTTACTGCTGCATAGTTTTCTTGGTTCGTTGCCGAGTTTGGCTGCTGAGAAAGTTACTTTCAGATACGGATTGTTTGAGCAATCGATCCCGGTAGCAGATATCCGCAACTATGCCGAAAAGCAAAAGGTTTCTGGCGATTTGCAATCTTTCTTAAGTTATTTCAGCACTAAGGAGAAACAGAAGTTTCAAGATGCTCTTCAAGTAAAAATGTCTCTTGATATTGTGGCTTTAGATAAGCTGATAAATACAGGAATGGGCAAGCAAATTTTATCTTTTGCTTCTGGTGCGATCGCTCGTCGCGATCAAGCCACTATACAAGCCCTACGTTCTGCCATTATTTTAGGAGCAAAATCATCAGAAGGTCTAGGATTAATCAGCTTTTTAGAAGCTTATCCCAGTAATCAGCTAGTTGTTGACGTGTCAAAAATTTCTCAGCTAGTCAGCATGGCAAATTCATCGTTTAGTTCTGCTGATGTACCTCCAAAGGACAATGTAAGTTCTTCACCTTTAGGAAAAATTGCACTGCAATATCAGATACTCGCCGCCCAAGATAAACAGTTTTTAGGTTGCTTATTTGGGGATTCTGTTTCGGCTGAACTTGGTAATACCCTTGGGAGTGGTACTTTTAATTTTGGGTTAGATGGCCTAAGTACAATCTCATTACTAGAACAACTGAAAAGTTTAATTCCTGCTAAGGTTAAATGCGAAAAAGCTATTATTGCTATAGGTGGAAATGATGCTTGGTATGAAATTAGTGATGAGTTGTTTAGCAAAAATCTTCAAGAGGCGATCGCACTTGTCCGCACGATGGGAAATAAAGAGATTTTTCTAATTCCAGCTTTTTATTCAACAGTTGCAGCCAGCTTAGATCCAACTGTAGCCGCCCCACTTTCTAAAGTTGAGCGAATTAATGTTCTAATTAATCAAGTTGCTGAAACAGAAAAAGTGCCAGTTGCAGCAACAGAGCTAGCAACATTGTACGAAAATAATATTCTTAAAGACAATTTAACCAGTGATGGCGATCATCTGAATGCAGAAGGTCTAAAAATTTATCGAGAAGCATTATTACAAATCTTGAAAAAGTAA
- a CDS encoding YdcF family protein, with product MQTKNRRRQKLPKIKLIKRQEMWILTAQGWAIVIALIAYLIFFTITHIHSFLAVTSPIKSAEVLVVEGWLPDYAIIQALTEFKNGSYHLVITTGGSIEKGNYLSEYKNFAEVSAATFKKLGLESEKVVAVPTPTVIKDRSYASAVEFDRWLSNSNLKLQSINLFSLDVHTRRSWLLFKKLLSPTIKVGAIAAKTQDYDPNKWWDSSQGVRTILDEGIAYIYARFFNWKA from the coding sequence ATGCAGACAAAAAATCGTCGGCGTCAAAAACTTCCAAAAATCAAACTAATAAAACGCCAAGAAATGTGGATACTTACGGCTCAGGGGTGGGCGATTGTAATCGCTTTGATTGCTTATTTAATATTTTTCACTATCACTCATATACACTCATTTCTCGCCGTGACTTCCCCGATCAAATCAGCAGAAGTATTAGTTGTTGAAGGATGGCTACCAGATTATGCTATTATTCAAGCTTTGACTGAATTTAAAAATGGTTCTTATCATCTAGTAATTACCACGGGAGGTTCAATAGAAAAAGGAAATTATCTTAGTGAATATAAAAACTTTGCAGAAGTGTCAGCTGCCACCTTCAAGAAACTCGGTTTAGAATCAGAGAAGGTGGTAGCGGTTCCCACACCTACGGTAATTAAAGATCGTAGTTATGCATCTGCGGTTGAATTCGATCGCTGGCTATCTAATTCCAATTTAAAGCTACAATCAATTAATCTTTTTTCTTTGGATGTTCACACCCGTAGGAGTTGGTTGTTGTTCAAGAAATTACTTAGTCCTACCATCAAAGTTGGTGCGATCGCAGCCAAAACACAAGATTACGATCCGAACAAATGGTGGGATTCTAGCCAAGGTGTGCGGACAATTCTTGATGAAGGCATCGCTTATATTTATGCACGGTTTTTCAATTGGAAAGCCTAA